The Limnospira fusiformis SAG 85.79 genomic interval TTGACTCTGGATTTGCGCCCGGAACCGAGGCTGATTACCATTTTATTTAGTGATATTGTCGGTTTTACTCGGATGTCTAATGCTCTACAGTCTCAGGGGGTGGCGGAATTGCTTAATGAGTATTTGGGAGAAATGACTCGGGCGGTTTTTGAGAATCAGGGGACTGTTGACAAGTTTGTAGGAGATGCGATTATGGCTTTGTATGGAGCCCCGGAGGAGATGAGCCCCTCTGAACAAGTCCGACGCGCGATCGCTACGGCTAGACAAATGTTGGTGGCTCTCGAAAAACTTAACCAGGGTTGGCAGGAACGAGGTTTGGTGGGCCGTAATGAGGTTCCTCCGGTGCGGTTCCGCTGTGGGATTCACCAGGGTATGGCTGTGGTGGGGTTGTTTGGTTCCCAAGAGCGATCGGATTTTACGGCGATCGGTCCTTCGGTTAATATTGCTGCCCGTCTTCAGGAGGCTACTGCCCCCAACAGCATTATGGTATCCGCTATGGTGGCTCAGTATGTCCCCGATGAGGAGATTATTAAGCGCGAATTTCTCGAACTTAAAGGCATTGATGAGCCGGTAATGACTTGTGTGATTAACCCAAAACCTGAATCAGTAAGGGATACAGCTTAATGGCAGATAATTGGGGAAAAAATGCGATCGCACTATTGCAATTTTTATTTTCCTGTGTTAGATTAGTTAAGTGCAAATTTGCGGGCGTAGTTTAGTGGTAAAACCTTAGCCTTCCAAGCTAATGATGGGGGTTCGATTCCCCCCGCCCGCTTTTTTCCTACCATGCCAGGGCTAGGTTATGAGTAATAGCCTACTAATCGACTGCGACTATCGAGTTAAGCAATAAGCTGCGATCGCAGTCAGGATCAGGTTTTTCCGAAAATGCCAGGAGGCGGACTTGAACCTGATACATAGCCTATAACCCCTATTCTACCGTTACTTAGGTGTTACTCAAAACCGTAGCAGAGTAACAAGTGAGTAAAAAATGAGTAACGCTACTAATACCCCTACTGTAGGGGGGAAGGGCAACTACGATGAGAGTTACGCTAGATTCTTGAAAGCCTATCAAGACTTTAAAGGGGAATGTCCCAAAGGAGTGACTCTCAAGTTACAAAAGTCCGGGACTAGGTACAATCTGCTATTGCAGTTTAAGCAGCCACCTACCGGGAAACGACTACCCAAGATAGCCAATCTTGAGTGTACACCCTGAGAGGGTGACAAGAGAGCTAGACTGATTGCTGTACAAGGGATAGAGCATTTAGTCCTTGCCGAAAATTCTGAGCTTTATGAGGCTTGAGGGCCATCAATGCTAACATCTCTTCTTGCCAGAAAACTAGCGACTGGCTCCAAGCATAACCCGATAATCCGAGCCCAAAAATACTGTGATATCAAGTCCGGATAATCAATTATAGTAAAGTCTCGGTTTGAGGCCACCAATGAAAACTGGTCAAGCCTCGAATTAATTCGCGCTGTTTCCACAAACTTCGGCAGCGAGCACACAAGAGTTCCTCTAGCTGATCAAGATTCTCAAATGAACGATTGGCAATGGGTTCATCTACCAGAGGCCACAGTCTTTCTGCTGGTTGTAGTTCCGGGGAATGGGACGGTAGAAACATTAAATGCAGTCCTTCGGGTACTTTCAGATTCTTACTGATATGCCATCCGGCTTGATCAACCACTAACATAATGTGTTGATTTGGACCTAATTTAAATTCGGCAGCAAACTCCTGTAACACTCGACTAAATAGAGTTGTATTGACGTAAGGTATAATCCACCAATCTCAGTACAGGACAAAAAAGCTGAAAGTCTTAGCCAAAAGGGAATCTAGCCGAAAATTCTGAAGGGGGCGCTCCGGGCTGAGGTGAAAGTCGAGGGGTGGGGGGGTAGCGCCAAGTTGGGGTGAGAGGGTTAGATCGGAATTACCACAAACCAAACTTCCCTCTCATGAACGAGCTTAACCGATTACGAGACACTTTGCGCCCTCACTTGCCCTGGCACGGGGCGAGATTAAACTTTGTCTGCCTGTTCCTGATGGCGCTATTCCAAACAAAGACGGTTAATCTGATGGAAATAGCGACTGTATTCGCAAATCCTGTGCAAATTTCCTCAAATTACCAGCGATTACAACGTTTTTTTCGGCAATTCAAATTTGACCGGGCAGAGATTGCCCGTTTCGTCGTTAGCCTCATTGACATTCCCCAACCTTGGACTCTTAGTCTCGACCGCACCTGTTGGTCTTTCGGTCAAACCCATTTCAACATCTTGATGTTGGCAGTCGTCCACGAGGGGATTGCCTTTCCCCTGCTGTGGACGATGCTTGACAAAAAGGGCAATAGCAACAGTGGCGAACGCATGGACTTATTCGACCGCTTCGAGGCACTATTTCCTGACGTGGAGGTGGCTTGTCTGACCGCTGACCGGGAATTTGTGGGGCGAGATTGGCTCTCGTATCTTCTCATCGACCCCCAGGTTCCTTTCCGCCTACGCATCCGCCACAGCGAGCTGATTAGTCCTAAGTTAGGAGGAACTCGGCGTAGCGGCGAACGAATGTTTGATTCTCTGCGACCCGGAGAATTTCGCCAGCTTTCGGGTCGCCGTTGGGTTTGGGGACGGCAGGTTTACGTCATTGGCTCTCGTCTGGCTGATTCGGGGGAGTTGTTGATTCTCATCACTAACGCTTGCCCCGAAACGGCCCTCCCCGACTATGCTCGGCGTTGGGGTATTGAAAACCTCTTCGGAGCCTTGAAGACTCGGGGCTTCTGTCTCGAATCGACTCACTTTAAGGACCCTGAGCGCTTGAGCCGTTTATTGGCTTTGCTTAGCCTGGCTTTTACTTGGGCTATGAAGGTGGGTTTGTGGATTCACCAAGGTTCACCCATTCCTTTGAAGGCTCACGGACGACGCTCCCAGAGTCTTTTCCGCACTGGCTTGGATTTTCTACGCCGCACTTTCTCTAATCTGCCTTTGTTTTCAGGGCGGTTTCACCAGGCTCTACAACTTTTGTCCTGTACTTAGTCCACCAATAAGTCTCTCCCGTTTCCGGTCTCACAAAACCATATAGCCATAACCACTCGAATTTCCAATTAATATGGGCGAGTGGTTGACAATCTTCCGCTACATAAATACGTCGCATCACCGGTTTGAGTCCCAGACGGTGTTCATCTTCGCTCCACAATTGCACCTGTGCATCAGGGTATCTCCGGCGAAGTCCCTCTAACTCCGTTACCAGTTTTTTTTCCAGGCTTGCTGCTCGTCTTCGTCACTTTCGATGTGAGCCGGTCTCGGTACACGAAGCCGAAATGTCATTTGTCGCAGAATCTCCCATCCCCTTTGTCGGCTAATTTTTCGTCCAGTTACTCCTGTCAACCAGTCTGCCACCTGGCGACCGTTCCACAGTCCCCCATCCGGCGCTGTTCCTTGCAGGGCTTGCCATAACTGAGCTTGAGTCACATCATCAATTAACGGTGGATGTCCGGGATTTCCTTTTCGGCGCGCACCCAGCCCTTTTAATCCCAATTGGTTGTATCTCTTTACCAATTCATAAATCCAGATGCGACTGTAGCCCGTAATTTCTTGGACTTCCTCCGTGGTCTTCCCCTTAGCCAACAACCAAATAATTTGATATTGGCGACTTTCCAAGCCCTCTTGGGCTTGGTGATCAGCCCGGCCAAGTTCTTCGGTACTTAAGTGGGGAGCTATACTAATTCGTCTGGGCA includes:
- a CDS encoding IS4-like element ISAtsp3 family transposase, which codes for MNELNRLRDTLRPHLPWHGARLNFVCLFLMALFQTKTVNLMEIATVFANPVQISSNYQRLQRFFRQFKFDRAEIARFVVSLIDIPQPWTLSLDRTCWSFGQTHFNILMLAVVHEGIAFPLLWTMLDKKGNSNSGERMDLFDRFEALFPDVEVACLTADREFVGRDWLSYLLIDPQVPFRLRIRHSELISPKLGGTRRSGERMFDSLRPGEFRQLSGRRWVWGRQVYVIGSRLADSGELLILITNACPETALPDYARRWGIENLFGALKTRGFCLESTHFKDPERLSRLLALLSLAFTWAMKVGLWIHQGSPIPLKAHGRRSQSLFRTGLDFLRRTFSNLPLFSGRFHQALQLLSCT